The following are from one region of the Jeongeupia sp. USM3 genome:
- a CDS encoding NarK family nitrate/nitrite MFS transporter, giving the protein MSNALIKRWEPEDPVFWRDTGSQVAKRNLWISIPCLLLAFSCSIVWSIVVLKMPQVGFSYTKDQLFLLTALPSLSGATLRIFYSFLPSMLGGRKWTTLSTASLLIPAIWLGYAVQDPTTPYPVMLIIALLTGFGGGNFASSMANIAYFFPKSQKGYANGMNAGLGNLGVSIAQFVMPLAITVGMFGAFGGNPQALPNGGEIWLQNATFVWVPFVAAATLAAWFGMNDLASAKASFAEQAVIFKRKHNWLMCWLYLGTFGSFIGFSAGFMLLSKTQFPDVDPTKVAFIGPLVGALIRPIGGMVSDKVGGAKVTLGIFVGMVVAVFGVLSFLPGASGAGSFMGFFLCFLALFLLAGIGNGSTYRMIPTIFSTLAMREAKGKDAASIKEAEADGARESAAAAGFISAIGAYGGFIIPQTFGFSMKATGAAEAALYAFIAFYVSCAVITWWYFSRKNAEMPC; this is encoded by the coding sequence ATGTCCAATGCCTTGATCAAACGCTGGGAGCCCGAGGATCCGGTCTTCTGGCGGGATACCGGTTCGCAGGTTGCAAAGCGCAATCTGTGGATCTCGATTCCGTGCCTGCTGCTTGCCTTCTCGTGCTCGATCGTCTGGAGCATCGTCGTACTGAAGATGCCGCAAGTCGGCTTCTCGTACACCAAGGACCAGCTCTTCCTGCTGACCGCCTTGCCGTCGCTGTCGGGCGCGACCTTGCGGATCTTCTACAGCTTCCTGCCGTCGATGCTCGGCGGGCGCAAGTGGACGACGCTCTCGACCGCATCCTTGCTGATTCCGGCGATCTGGCTCGGCTACGCGGTGCAGGATCCGACCACGCCGTACCCGGTGATGCTGATCATCGCGCTGCTGACCGGTTTCGGCGGCGGCAACTTCGCCAGCTCGATGGCCAACATCGCCTACTTCTTCCCGAAGTCGCAGAAGGGCTACGCCAACGGCATGAACGCCGGCCTTGGCAACCTCGGCGTGTCGATCGCCCAGTTCGTGATGCCGCTGGCGATCACCGTCGGCATGTTCGGTGCCTTCGGCGGCAACCCGCAGGCGCTGCCCAACGGCGGCGAGATCTGGCTGCAGAACGCCACCTTCGTCTGGGTGCCCTTCGTTGCTGCGGCAACGCTGGCCGCATGGTTCGGCATGAACGACCTCGCATCGGCCAAGGCCTCGTTCGCCGAGCAGGCGGTGATCTTCAAGCGCAAGCACAACTGGCTGATGTGCTGGCTGTATCTGGGCACCTTCGGCAGCTTCATCGGCTTTTCGGCCGGCTTCATGCTGCTCTCCAAGACCCAGTTCCCCGACGTCGACCCGACCAAGGTCGCCTTCATCGGCCCGCTGGTTGGCGCGCTGATCCGTCCCATCGGCGGCATGGTGTCGGACAAGGTCGGCGGCGCCAAGGTCACGCTCGGCATCTTCGTCGGCATGGTGGTCGCGGTGTTCGGCGTGCTGTCCTTCCTGCCGGGGGCCAGCGGCGCCGGCAGCTTCATGGGCTTCTTCCTGTGCTTCCTCGCGCTGTTCCTGCTGGCCGGGATCGGCAACGGCTCGACCTACCGGATGATTCCGACGATCTTCTCGACGCTGGCAATGCGCGAAGCCAAGGGCAAGGATGCCGCGTCGATCAAGGAAGCCGAGGCCGACGGCGCCCGTGAATCGGCGGCTGCCGCCGGTTTCATCAGCGCGATCGGCGCCTACGGCGGCTTCATCATTCCGCAGACCTTCGGTTTTTCGATGAAGGCGACCGGGGCGGCCGAAGCGGCGCTGTACGCGTTCATCGCCTTCTACGTGTCGTGCGCGGTGATCACCTGGTGGTACTTCTCGCGCAAGAACGCCGAAATGCCTTGCTGA
- a CDS encoding hemerythrin domain-containing protein — MRNPFATDAVGFDTPIAMLIACHDRVRHYAGLLPKLAGHVATRGVDAEAVRAAAAILRYFDVAAPLHHQDEDDDVFPLLRERGDAALRAAVDEIAAEHDALGAQWQALRPALLALAEGRAARLDPAAVQGFARDYPAHAAREEAELYPHAERLIPADVLARIGQAMAARRIHKD, encoded by the coding sequence GTGCGCAATCCCTTTGCCACCGACGCGGTCGGTTTCGATACGCCGATCGCGATGCTGATCGCCTGCCACGACCGGGTCCGGCATTACGCCGGCCTGCTGCCGAAGCTGGCCGGCCACGTTGCGACGCGCGGCGTCGATGCCGAGGCGGTGCGGGCCGCTGCGGCGATCCTGCGCTACTTTGACGTTGCCGCGCCGCTGCATCACCAGGACGAGGACGACGACGTGTTCCCGTTGCTGCGCGAACGCGGCGACGCGGCCCTGCGCGCGGCGGTCGACGAGATCGCCGCCGAGCACGATGCCCTCGGCGCGCAATGGCAGGCCTTGCGCCCGGCCTTGCTGGCACTGGCCGAAGGGCGGGCGGCACGGCTCGATCCGGCTGCGGTGCAAGGCTTTGCCCGCGATTATCCGGCGCACGCGGCCCGCGAAGAGGCCGAACTCTATCCGCACGCCGAGCGCCTGATCCCGGCCGACGTGCTGGCGCGGATCGGCCAGGCGATGGCGGCGCGCCGTATCCACAAGGACTGA
- a CDS encoding NnrS family protein, which produces MKRLWDAPHRAAFFFGGLGAVLALAWWAAEMVLRLSGGSTHSAIPPMWLHADLMLFGFFPLFMLGFIYTAGPKWLNVEPPPLAAWAPAILGYTTGTVLQLIALRWPMAWSLGDAMHWMAWVGATILWIGRIRASRAADKKHATAVAFAFGLGAIALATMTGVSWFGIAEAFQPAVTLGVWGFLLPVFLIVAHRMVPFFSANVIPGYTAWRPGGLLGAFVVLSWAHGGFVLMQFNPVAVDVLFAGLLLYTSWRWRLFASFGNRLLAMLHASFAWAGIAMLLFAVQDVADALGRPLFAFAPLHALTIGFFATMLLGFVTRVTMGHSGRPLAAGGLTWTAYWLLHAVALARVASEIWPQAQFALHAAAGGAALLAFAVWAAQALPIYLKARTDGKPG; this is translated from the coding sequence ATGAAGCGACTCTGGGACGCGCCGCACCGTGCGGCATTTTTCTTCGGCGGCCTCGGCGCCGTACTGGCGCTGGCATGGTGGGCCGCCGAGATGGTGCTGCGGCTCTCCGGCGGCTCGACGCACAGTGCAATTCCGCCGATGTGGCTGCATGCCGACCTGATGCTGTTCGGCTTCTTTCCGCTGTTCATGCTCGGCTTCATCTATACCGCCGGGCCGAAGTGGCTGAACGTCGAGCCGCCGCCGCTGGCGGCGTGGGCGCCGGCGATCCTCGGCTACACGACCGGCACGGTGCTGCAGCTGATCGCGCTGCGCTGGCCCATGGCGTGGTCGCTGGGCGATGCGATGCACTGGATGGCCTGGGTCGGCGCGACGATATTGTGGATCGGCCGCATCCGCGCCAGCCGCGCTGCGGACAAGAAGCACGCGACGGCCGTCGCGTTCGCTTTCGGCCTCGGCGCGATCGCGCTGGCGACGATGACCGGCGTCTCGTGGTTCGGCATCGCCGAAGCGTTCCAGCCGGCGGTGACGCTGGGGGTGTGGGGCTTCCTGCTGCCGGTTTTCCTCATCGTCGCGCACCGGATGGTGCCGTTCTTTTCGGCCAACGTGATTCCGGGCTACACCGCATGGCGGCCGGGCGGGCTGCTCGGCGCCTTCGTCGTGCTGTCGTGGGCGCACGGCGGCTTCGTGCTGATGCAGTTCAATCCGGTTGCCGTCGACGTGCTGTTTGCCGGGCTGCTGCTGTACACGAGCTGGCGCTGGCGGCTGTTCGCATCGTTTGGGAACCGGCTGCTGGCGATGCTGCATGCGTCGTTTGCCTGGGCCGGCATCGCCATGCTGCTGTTTGCCGTGCAGGACGTCGCCGATGCGCTGGGCCGGCCGCTGTTCGCGTTCGCACCGCTGCACGCGCTGACGATCGGCTTTTTCGCGACGATGCTGCTCGGCTTCGTCACCCGCGTGACGATGGGCCATTCGGGCCGGCCGCTGGCGGCCGGCGGGCTGACCTGGACCGCGTACTGGCTGCTGCACGCCGTGGCGCTGGCGCGCGTCGCCAGCGAAATCTGGCCGCAGGCGCAGTTCGCGCTGCATGCCGCCGCCGGCGGTGCGGCGCTGCTGGCGTTCGCGGTCTGGGCGGCGCAGGCCCTGCCGATCTACCTGAAGGCGCGCACCGACGGCAAGCCGGGTTGA
- a CDS encoding IS481 family transposase, protein MNTHKNARLTYLRRLEMVQDITEHGLSTAAAAARHGVSAVTTRKWLGRYLVGGAAALLDKSSRPERSPRAIAPSVALTIIELRRKLFLQARIASYIGVSKATVSRVLRHAGLSRLSDLQPAEPVQRYERETPGELLHVDIKKLARFEQVGHRITGDRRQNSRNSGWEYLFVAIDDHSRIAFTRLYPDERRASAIDFLRAANDYFKTLGVPLQRLITDNGPAFRSHDFGRVCVELGIKQRFTRAYRPQTNGKAERFIQSALREWAYGQTYQHSDERGAVLRYWNHYYNWHRPHHGIGCHVPMSRLSATKNNVLTLHI, encoded by the coding sequence ATGAACACACATAAGAATGCCCGACTGACGTATCTGCGTCGCCTGGAAATGGTTCAGGACATCACCGAGCATGGTTTGTCGACCGCGGCGGCGGCGGCACGCCATGGCGTAAGCGCGGTCACCACCCGCAAGTGGCTGGGCCGCTATCTGGTCGGCGGCGCGGCTGCCTTGCTCGACAAATCCTCGCGTCCCGAGCGCTCGCCACGTGCCATTGCGCCCAGCGTTGCCCTGACGATCATCGAATTGCGTCGCAAGCTGTTCCTGCAGGCTCGCATCGCAAGCTATATCGGCGTGTCCAAAGCAACCGTCAGTCGCGTGCTGCGACACGCAGGGCTATCGCGGTTAAGCGACCTGCAGCCCGCAGAGCCTGTGCAGCGCTACGAGCGCGAAACGCCCGGCGAACTGCTGCACGTCGACATCAAGAAGCTCGCCCGCTTCGAGCAGGTCGGCCATCGCATCACCGGCGATCGTCGCCAGAACAGCCGAAACAGCGGCTGGGAATATCTGTTCGTGGCGATCGACGACCATAGTCGCATCGCCTTCACCCGACTCTACCCCGACGAGCGCCGCGCCAGCGCCATCGACTTCCTGCGTGCGGCCAACGACTACTTCAAAACGCTGGGCGTACCGCTCCAGCGCCTGATCACCGATAACGGGCCCGCCTTCCGCTCCCATGACTTCGGCCGCGTTTGCGTTGAACTGGGCATTAAGCAGAGGTTCACCCGCGCCTACCGACCGCAAACCAACGGCAAGGCCGAGCGCTTCATCCAGTCCGCGCTGCGCGAATGGGCCTACGGCCAAACCTATCAACACTCGGATGAGCGCGGCGCAGTCCTGAGGTATTGGAATCATTATTACAACTGGCACCGTCCGCATCACGGCATCGGCTGCCACGTGCCCATGTCCCGTCTCTCAGCAACGAAAAACAACGTCTTGACTCTTCACATCTAG
- a CDS encoding nitrate reductase subunit alpha — protein sequence MSHFLDRLKFLSKTRDTFADGHGAVVNEDRQWENGYRNRWTHDKVVRSTHGVNCTGSCSWRIFVKNGLITWELQQTDYPRTRPDLPNHEPRGCPRGASYSWYVYSAQRVKHPMIRGRLARLWREARKTMDPIAAWASIVEDPAKSASYKSVRGLGGFVRTGWDEVTELIAASNAYTIKNYGPDRVIGFSPIPAMSMVSYAAGARYLGLIGGVPLSFYDWYCDLPPASPQVWGEQTDVPESADWYNSTYLMVWGSNVPMTRTPDAHFYTEVRYKGTKTVAVSSDFGEMVKFGDLWMAPKQGTDAALAMAMGHVVLNEFHKTGASDYFRDYGKQYTDFPMLVTLRAKGDGFVADHFLRASQLPDNLGEAQNPDWKTVLIDAATGALTVPNGTIGSRWNESEGRKGKWNLEMKNVADGVEIDPLLSLKGKHDDVASVGFDYFGGEAEDLLFRNVPAKRVTLADGSTALVATVYDLLLANYGVDNGMGGANVATSYADDVPYTPAWQVKHTGVPAIDVETVAREFAQNAHDTHGKSMVIVGAALNHWFHNDMTYRGIINLLMMCGCVGQSGGGWAHYVGQEKLRPQPGWTPLAFALDWQRPARQMNGTSFFYAHTSQWRHEKLSVSEILGPSANVDAYKDLSLIDFNAKAERMGWLPSAPQLETNPLDVVRQAEALGRNPAEFAAEQLKSGQLNMSCDDPDNPKNFPRNLFVWRSNLLGSSGKGHEYFLKYLLGTQNAVFSDENDAITPSEIKVRPAAEGKLDLLTVLDFRMSTTCLYGDIVLPTATWYEKDDLNTSDMHPFIHPLSEAVQPLWQSKTDWEIYKAIAKKFSEIAGPYLGVQKDLVLTPLMHDSPGELGQPFAPKDWKKGECELIPGKTAPNMTVVERDYARIYEKFTTIGPLLKNVNNGGKGIFWQTGHEIDELAALNGVAANGQPKLDTAIDAAEMILTLAPETNGHVAVKSWAALSKVTGRDHTHLANGREHEKIRFRDVQAQPRKIISSPTWSGIESEEVSYNAGYTNVHELIPWRTLTGRQQFYQDHRWMLDFGEGFAVYKPAIDLKTVQPMLGRQPNGEQEIVLNFITPHQKWGIHSTYSDNLRMLTLSRGGPHVWLSETDAKKAGIADNDWIEVFNVNGTLTARAVVSQRVPEGMTLMYHAQEKIINVPGAEQSGKRGGIHNSVTRTVTKPTHMIGGYAQQAYGFNYYGTVGANRDEFVVIRKMKKVDWMEGELKGEKA from the coding sequence ATGAGCCATTTTCTGGACCGACTGAAGTTCCTCTCCAAGACCCGCGACACCTTCGCCGACGGCCACGGTGCCGTGGTCAACGAAGACCGCCAGTGGGAGAACGGTTACCGCAACCGCTGGACCCACGACAAGGTCGTCCGCTCGACCCACGGCGTCAACTGCACCGGCTCCTGTAGCTGGCGCATCTTCGTCAAGAACGGGCTGATCACCTGGGAGCTGCAGCAGACCGATTACCCGCGCACCCGGCCGGACCTGCCGAACCACGAACCGCGCGGCTGCCCGCGTGGCGCCTCCTATTCGTGGTACGTCTACTCGGCACAGCGCGTCAAGCACCCGATGATCCGCGGCCGGCTCGCACGGCTGTGGCGCGAGGCGCGCAAGACCATGGACCCGATCGCCGCATGGGCGAGCATCGTCGAAGACCCGGCCAAGTCGGCGTCGTACAAGTCGGTCCGCGGTCTGGGCGGTTTCGTGCGCACCGGCTGGGACGAGGTCACCGAGCTGATCGCCGCGTCGAACGCGTACACGATCAAGAACTACGGCCCGGACCGGGTGATCGGCTTCTCGCCGATCCCGGCGATGTCGATGGTCAGCTACGCCGCCGGCGCGCGTTACCTCGGCCTGATCGGTGGCGTGCCGCTGTCGTTCTACGACTGGTACTGCGACCTGCCGCCGGCCAGCCCGCAAGTCTGGGGCGAGCAGACCGACGTGCCCGAATCGGCCGACTGGTACAACTCGACCTATCTGATGGTCTGGGGCTCGAACGTGCCGATGACGCGCACGCCGGACGCGCACTTCTACACCGAGGTCCGCTACAAGGGCACCAAGACCGTCGCCGTCTCGAGCGACTTCGGCGAAATGGTCAAGTTCGGCGACCTGTGGATGGCGCCGAAGCAGGGCACCGACGCGGCGCTGGCGATGGCGATGGGCCACGTGGTGCTGAACGAGTTCCACAAGACCGGCGCCTCGGACTATTTCCGCGACTACGGCAAGCAGTACACCGACTTCCCGATGCTGGTGACCCTGCGCGCCAAGGGTGACGGCTTTGTCGCCGACCACTTCCTGCGCGCCTCGCAACTGCCGGACAACCTCGGCGAAGCGCAGAACCCGGACTGGAAAACGGTGCTGATCGACGCCGCCACCGGCGCGCTGACGGTGCCGAACGGCACGATCGGCTCGCGCTGGAACGAGTCCGAGGGCCGCAAGGGCAAGTGGAACCTCGAAATGAAGAACGTCGCTGACGGCGTCGAGATTGATCCGCTGCTGTCGCTCAAGGGGAAACACGACGACGTCGCCTCGGTCGGTTTCGACTATTTCGGCGGTGAAGCCGAAGACCTGCTGTTCCGCAACGTCCCGGCCAAGCGCGTGACCCTGGCCGACGGCTCGACCGCACTGGTCGCCACCGTCTACGACCTGCTGCTTGCCAACTACGGCGTCGACAACGGCATGGGCGGCGCCAACGTTGCGACCTCGTACGCCGACGACGTGCCGTACACCCCGGCGTGGCAGGTCAAGCACACCGGCGTGCCGGCGATCGACGTCGAGACCGTTGCGCGCGAGTTCGCCCAGAACGCCCACGACACCCACGGCAAGAGCATGGTCATCGTCGGCGCGGCGCTGAACCACTGGTTCCACAACGACATGACCTACCGCGGCATCATCAACCTCTTGATGATGTGCGGCTGCGTCGGCCAGAGCGGCGGCGGCTGGGCGCATTACGTCGGCCAGGAAAAGCTGCGCCCGCAACCGGGCTGGACGCCGCTGGCGTTCGCGCTCGACTGGCAGCGCCCGGCGCGCCAGATGAACGGCACCTCGTTCTTCTACGCCCACACCAGCCAGTGGCGGCACGAAAAGCTCTCGGTCTCCGAAATCCTCGGCCCGAGCGCCAATGTCGATGCGTACAAGGACCTGTCGCTGATCGACTTCAACGCCAAGGCCGAACGGATGGGCTGGCTGCCGAGCGCACCGCAGCTCGAAACCAACCCGCTCGACGTCGTCCGCCAGGCCGAAGCGCTTGGGCGCAATCCGGCCGAGTTTGCCGCCGAGCAGCTCAAATCCGGCCAGCTCAACATGAGCTGCGACGACCCGGACAACCCGAAGAACTTCCCGCGCAACCTCTTCGTCTGGCGCTCGAACCTGCTGGGCAGCTCGGGCAAGGGCCACGAGTACTTCCTCAAGTACCTGCTCGGCACGCAGAACGCCGTGTTCTCGGATGAAAACGACGCGATCACGCCGTCCGAAATCAAGGTCCGCCCGGCTGCAGAAGGCAAGCTCGACCTGCTGACGGTGCTCGACTTCCGGATGAGCACGACCTGCCTGTACGGCGACATCGTGCTGCCGACGGCGACGTGGTACGAGAAGGACGACCTGAACACCTCGGACATGCACCCCTTCATCCACCCGTTGTCCGAAGCCGTGCAACCGCTGTGGCAGAGCAAGACCGACTGGGAAATCTACAAGGCGATCGCGAAGAAGTTCTCCGAAATCGCCGGGCCGTATCTGGGCGTGCAGAAGGATCTGGTCCTGACGCCGCTGATGCACGACAGCCCGGGCGAGCTGGGCCAGCCGTTTGCGCCGAAGGACTGGAAGAAGGGCGAGTGCGAGCTGATTCCGGGCAAGACCGCGCCGAACATGACCGTGGTCGAGCGCGACTACGCCCGCATCTACGAGAAGTTCACCACCATCGGCCCGCTCTTGAAGAACGTCAATAACGGCGGCAAGGGCATCTTCTGGCAGACCGGTCATGAGATCGACGAACTGGCCGCGCTGAACGGCGTCGCCGCCAACGGCCAGCCGAAGCTCGACACGGCGATCGACGCCGCCGAGATGATCCTGACGCTGGCACCGGAAACCAACGGCCACGTCGCGGTGAAATCGTGGGCGGCGCTGTCGAAGGTCACCGGACGCGACCACACCCATCTGGCGAACGGCCGCGAGCATGAAAAAATCCGCTTCCGCGACGTGCAGGCGCAGCCGCGCAAGATCATTTCGTCGCCGACCTGGTCGGGGATCGAGAGCGAGGAAGTCAGCTACAACGCCGGTTACACCAACGTCCACGAGCTGATCCCATGGCGCACGCTGACCGGCCGCCAGCAGTTCTATCAGGACCACCGCTGGATGCTCGACTTCGGCGAAGGCTTTGCCGTCTACAAGCCGGCGATCGACCTGAAGACGGTGCAGCCGATGCTCGGCCGCCAGCCGAACGGCGAGCAGGAGATCGTGCTCAACTTCATCACGCCGCACCAGAAATGGGGCATCCACTCCACCTACTCGGACAACCTGCGGATGCTGACGCTGAGCCGCGGTGGCCCGCACGTGTGGCTGTCCGAAACCGACGCCAAGAAGGCCGGCATAGCGGACAACGACTGGATCGAGGTGTTCAACGTCAACGGCACGCTGACCGCCCGCGCCGTGGTGAGCCAGCGCGTTCCGGAAGGGATGACGCTGATGTACCACGCGCAGGAAAAGATCATCAACGTGCCGGGCGCCGAGCAGAGCGGCAAGCGCGGCGGCATCCACAACTCGGTGACG
- a CDS encoding NAD(P)H-dependent oxidoreductase, translating into MRNLVILAHPHLGSSVVHARLAEMLAETGDVSLHHADTLIFEGALDVDEERDACGHASRLVLQFPLYWFAPPASLKVWLDTVLDPAWALAEPKPLAGKTVQVVASYGSPRWGESAPALLLRPLIETAHLCGMHWAEPLLLDVGDAPLAVIGPFAERYRTLLEAPA; encoded by the coding sequence ATGCGCAACCTCGTGATCCTGGCCCACCCCCATCTGGGCAGTTCGGTCGTCCATGCCCGGCTGGCCGAGATGCTCGCCGAAACCGGCGACGTCTCGCTGCACCATGCCGACACGCTGATCTTCGAGGGCGCCCTCGACGTCGACGAGGAGCGCGATGCCTGCGGCCACGCCTCCCGGCTGGTGCTGCAGTTTCCGCTGTACTGGTTCGCGCCGCCGGCGTCGCTCAAGGTCTGGCTCGATACCGTGCTCGACCCTGCGTGGGCGCTGGCCGAGCCGAAGCCGCTTGCCGGCAAGACCGTGCAGGTCGTCGCCAGCTACGGCAGCCCGCGCTGGGGCGAATCGGCACCGGCATTGCTGCTGCGACCGCTGATCGAAACCGCGCACCTGTGCGGCATGCACTGGGCCGAGCCGCTGCTGCTCGACGTCGGCGATGCGCCGCTCGCGGTGATCGGCCCGTTTGCCGAGCGCTACCGGACGCTGCTCGAAGCGCCGGCCTGA